One segment of Ficedula albicollis isolate OC2 chromosome 2, FicAlb1.5, whole genome shotgun sequence DNA contains the following:
- the CLDN12 gene encoding claudin-12 → MGCRDVHAATVLAFLSGTASVAGLLAAVLLPNWRQMRLYTYNKNERNVTVYTGLWIKCARFDGSRDCVIYDPQWYTAVDQLDLRVLQFALPLSMFTAVSALFLCMIGMCNTAFVSSVPNVKLAKCLVNSAGCHLVAGLLFLLACAICLTPSIWVIFYNNYLNRKYEPVFSFDISVFIAIASAGGLFFTSILLFLWYCACKSLPSPFWQPLYSHAPSMHSYASQPYSARSRLSAVEIDIPVVTHSS, encoded by the coding sequence ATGGGCTGCCGGGATGTTCATGCAGCGACCGTACTGGCCTTCCTCAGTGGAACAGCCTCAGTAGCTGGGCTCCTTGCAGCAGTTCTGCTGCCAAACTGGAGGCAAATGAGACTGTACACATACAACAAGAATGAGAGGAATGTGACCGTTTACACTGGACTCTGGATTAAGTGCGCGCGCTTTGATGGGAGCAGAGACTGTGTGATCTATGACCCACAGTGGTACACGGCTGTCGATCAGCTGGATTTGCGTGTTCTTCAGTTTGCCCTTCCTCTGAGTATGTTTACTGCTGTCTCAGCTCTGTTCCTCTGCATGATTGGCATGTGTAACACAGCCTTTGTATCGAGCGTGCCCAACGTCAAACTGGCCAAGTGCCTGGTAAACAGCGCAGGCTGCCATCTCGTGGCCGGCCTCTTGTTCCTGCTTGCTTGTGCCATTTGTCTCACTCCGTCCATCTGGGTCATTTTTTATAACAATTATCTGAACAGAAAATACGAGCCCGTCTTCAGCTTTGACATCTCTGTATTTATTGCCATTGCCAGTGCTGGTGGTCTGTTTTTCACTTCCATCTTGCTGTTCCTGTGGTACTGTGCATGCAAAAGcctcccttctcctttctgGCAGCCCTTGTATTCCCACGCCCCCAGCATGCACAGCTATGCCTCTCAGCCCTACTCCGCACGTTCTCGCCTCTCTGCCGTAGAAATTGACATTCCTGTTGTGACACATTCATCTTAA